The following is a genomic window from Fusarium verticillioides 7600 chromosome 5, whole genome shotgun sequence.
GTGCTCTGCGTGATGATTGCCATCTGCATGGCTCTTAGCGCAGAATTTGGATCCTCAAATAATGACAACCAGGCCGGTGCGAGAGGTGCCATCGCGTCTATTTTCCTCTACTCCATGAGCTATgctatcttcttcaatgccatgaTCTGGGTAGTTCCTTCAGAGctcttccctttcttcttgagaacTAAGGGAATGGCTCTAGCTGTAGCGACAAAGGCAATCGTGGCAATTGTTTTGTCGCAAATCACACCATTAGCTATTGATAATGTCAGCTGGCGGTACGCCCATGCAGTTGAGATTCGAGTATTATGTATGAGATAACTGACTTTATCTACAGATACTATTCACTTTTTATCGCATCCAACGCCGCTGCCGCTTTTTTCtactttttcttccttcccGAGACTGTGAGTTATCTCAATCGTGCATTCGAAGACCTCAGCTAAATTGGACTAGTCTGGCAAAAGCCTTGAGGAGATAGCGGCTTTGTTCGGGGACGAAATTGTTGTTCCGATTTCTCAAGCTGACGCGAAGCTTGATCATACTGCCGAGCTCGATGAGCTAGAGCACCGAGTGGCTCGAAAATAGAATCAATGTGGCGTTTTCTAGCATAGAAacaacaaggaggaggagaaaagcGGACTTGGAATAGATATTTGCGTAAAGATTTGTTCGCAATGTTGAGGTGTGATAATTTAGGGATATACAGAAAAGTATAGTCTAAATTCCTCTAAACAATTTGTCCTAATTCGAAATATTTCTACTGCCTGCCAATGCTACCAAAGGCAGTAGATAGTCCATTCCACAATCATCCAATATGTCCATTACATATTTGTCAGCCCTGTCAGCATCCACGGGGCTTAACGTACTGTTAGAGCACTCTAGTATTTGTGGCCAGGTCTTGCctccttcaagcttcaaacCTCCACGCAGTTCCATCCATACCAATTGTTTGATTCGGTCATGAAAGCGCTCACTAGGAGCGTAACGGTTCGCGATAGTCATGTGTTTGCGTCTGCTGTCCTGGTACATGTCTGCAACAATTATTACATCGAATCGAGAGCTGATATTGTCTGGTATGTGAAGGCGAGGAATATCTTGTCCAAGTCTTTGTGACGCGATATTAAATATCTGATGAGCTGTAGCAATATTCACAGCCACGAGGGCGTAGTGGCAGTCTTTTCCATCAGCCTGGTTCGTGTAAGTGTGATTAGTTTGGAACTGTAGTAAAAGAATATGTTGCCAATCCTCTGCATGAAAACTTTTACTCGTCTGACTCAACAGATGGTCTCCAGAGAAGTCGACAAGAAATCCAATAGAggtcaagagcttcagacAAGTCGTGATGTATAAAGAGTGTAGAGCGAGAATGGAATTTTTAACAGAGACCTGATAGTTGGCCTCTTTTCTGGCAATCGACTGCAAGCGATGAAGAATGTATTCGAGTAGCTCGGAAGAAGCGCGGTGCCCAGAAGGGAACCACCCAATGAAAATTGCCCGAAGAATGGCCGGAATAGCTTGGAGGAATACCGACGCAGGATATATCTCAAGTACGCTCATCAAGCCGAGGACCCAATTTACAGAGTCTGATTTCCAGAAAATTGCCGAAGTAATGGCCCCCATCATGTGAATTTCAACAGAGTTCGAGCTGGAGGGGGAATAGGCCAGAGGGGTGTAGTACTTGTGACCTCTGAATAGCCCAGATGACTGCCACGCTTCCAGGGCATCAAGTAGGCCGTGATTGAGTGAGGTTTTTCTGAAAGAATACAGTTGGTTATCGGTCGTCGCGGCCTGGTGTTGCGACATGTCAAGCGTAAGGAACGCATCTTGTCCAACTGAGTCTTTCCTGGACAGGCGATCGTCGCAACACATAAAAAAGGCTATCTGCAACATGCCGTCGTAATCGATATCCCAACTGCACGATAGCATCTCAATGTTCATGGGCTTAAATCGATTGCTATACCTGAGATGAATGAACCTTGCTCTGATCAAATGGCCAGCAAATAGCCTGGAAGCATGCTGACTTCTGGAGGGGCCACAGAAGTCAAGGCACTCACGACCAGGCCCTGTATCCATGATAAAGTCAAAGGCAGTCCTATGAATAAAGTCGACTTTGGTCGAGTTGTATTCCAGCAAATACTTATCTCCAATAAAAAAACTACCGAATGTATTGGGGGTTGTGATCACCTGAAGAAGGCCACGGCAAGCCCATTGTAGTTCATTCTCAGCTTTTGAACACATGGCGAGAAGCTCCCCACTTGTGATGAGGCGACCTGCGTTCAATACAGCCTCCATTGACTTATCTTGGGCAGCTGTTGCCATGATCACTAGTGAAGACATTCTTGCGGTATCTGCATTCCAGAAAGGGCCGCCTAGCGATAACCTATCATGGACTTCACGAGCTGCAATAACGAGATTGAAGTAGAGCGAAGCGGTCACTCGAATGCTGCGTAATTGGGCGTCATCTCCAATTCTTTCCCACATGTCAGTGTATAGCGTAGTGAGGTCCGAGGGAGTTTGATCAATGCGCTCTTGAAGCATTTCGATAGTTGCATTGCCTTGGCGTATCGCACGGTTTAGTCGACCTACTACAAGGGCGGCCCAGAGGAACACGccctcagccttcttcacaatCTCGTATCGAAGGCTATTTCGTTCATGCCACACAACTCCATCGACATCAAGCCGTTCCCTGACGAAAAGCCTAATGTCGCGATCATTCAACTGGTGAATCCTTAAGCGAAAAGCGTCTTTAAAAAAGGAGGAAAAtgaaccttcttctcggctGGATGCACATAGCTTGATATTATTGACTTTCAGCAGCTTGTGGATGACTTCAGCGCTTGTCCACTCTGGCCAAGATAGATGCTGTagctcctcagcctcgtccAGACCATCGAGAAAGATGCAGAATCCTTCTGAAGAGGCTTGTAGTGCCCAAATCAGAGCGACTGACAGTTCTTCAAGGCTCCAATCTGGATAATTTCGTTTGTGCCGGACAGAAGATTGTGCCTCACACAACCTTCGACAAAGACCAGGTCTGCCATCCAAGACTTGATGGAGGAGTGACAAAGCCATTCCCTCGACGTTACGTTGCAGTGTTTGTCCGGGTTTCCAGAAGAAGTGTGTTAGAATCTGGACATCAGAGCGCCAGACTTTCAGATGCCTGAGTGTTAAATGACTGAGAGCAAGGTACTTCATCAGGAAGCTTTTGCCTGAGGCTGGCTTGCCACTAACCCAGAAAACATTCGAGTCAGATTCTAGCCAGTCCGGAAAACTGTCAAAGTCTGGCTTGTAGGACGTCTCGGCCCCACTACCCGTATCGGATTGATGAGGTTCTGATGACGAGCTATAGTTGGACTGTCGCTCGCCATTTCGATCGAACATCCAGTTGAAAGTCCCAGGATAGTTATCcgatatcttgttcttccGGCCGTTCATTTCTGGGAACCGCAAACTCGACAGAAGTTGCTCATACTGTTTGTCAAAAGCCTTATCCTGCTCGCGATCCAGCAGCTCTTGACGAAGTTGATCGATCGACTGAGACATACTCTGACAGATTTTGTTCTCCGCTGAAGTTGCACGATTTTCAATCACATTTCTCGTCGTAGCGTGCTCATCTGTAATCCGATCGTTGACAAGTGTAGAGACACCTAAGATTAGGTCTGAAACGCTCGTAGAGCCCTGTGCCAGCTGCGATATGATGGTTTGCAAAGCCACCTGCAAATGATGGAAGGATTCCAAGGAGGCGATCTCAGCGGCTTGAGATTGACTGCACAGACGATCCAGGAGGAGACCATGCAGGAGTTGTTCATATCGCTGTAGGTTCTCCtcggcatcttgaagttccTTTCCTCGCCATATCGCTAAAGCACTTTTCTTTAATGCAGAAATTTTGCCACGAATGCCTGTTTTCGAACCTTCGTCGACATGTAGCTTGGCAAACTGCTGTTGCAGCTCGTCCAAGCAGTCATGCACCTttttgccaacatcaacaattTTCTGCTGCTCCCTACTCAGTGGCCCCATTTGCGCGGCAGTTTGATTCATCTCATCGAAAGAGGCCTTGGCGTTCTTAAGATATGAGTCCAAATTTGGGTCAGGAGCTCGGCCATCGCGGATGTTGCGATACACGTGGATGGAGTCCTTGGCAAAAGTGAGGATTTGCATCGCGTTGCAGAGAATGCCCACTCCTAAGAGGGCAGCTTCAGCGCCAGACATTGCAGCGTCGTTCTTCGGTTTGAATGTGATTACTCGAGAACAGTTGAGCTGGCAGAgagatggggatgagaagTTCAGCTGAGCCGCGATGCGGGGTTGCATGAAAATGAGGCTACAGGATCAGACTGAGGAAGCATAAAGCTCGTTGGTCAATGACTGATAGTTGCATATCTGTTATGCAAACACCAGTTCGAAAATTTAATATTATGCAACGATATGAAAAAGCTTCCTACGCTAACTTTAGTTGGTGTACCGATGGTTATGGCTATTAATAATTCACTGCCACGGTAAACAATGCTGATACAATGATGAATATCCTGTCGTAAGTTCTCAAACGAGTATCATTCTCTCCACGATTCATGTTCTTTTCTTCAGGGTGCAAATAAGCCCATGTTGCTGTACGAACCAACGGTTCGATGTTCGCCACTCAGCCTTGGGATCCTCCAACTTGATAGTATACCTCCTAAGTAACTGCGGCACTACCTTGTGCATTTCCATCAGGCTAATATACTTTCCAATACAAGTTCGCGAGCCTGCGCCGAAAGTCAAAAAACTATGTTCCATCTTGGAGAGCAACCCCGCGTCTGCAGTTAACCAGCGCTCAGGAATGAAGGATTTAGGATCCTTGTACACGCTGGGGTCCGAGTGAAGAACCCATGGGTTGATGCCGACGACTGTGCCTCCGGGAATGAACTGCCCGCATATCTCTGCGCCCTGGGGCGGGACATGCCGCTCCATGAGGAGCCCGACAGAGGGATGTAGCCGCATCGCTTCTTTGATCACAGCTCCCATGTATGGCAGATGACCAGTGGATTCCTTGTATGAGATAGGGTCGCTGAGCTTTCCGCTTTTATCAGCTGTGTCGATCTCTTCTACAACCATTCTCATTTTTTCTGGATGTTTGATGAGGAAGTAAACAATTGCTCTGAGAGCGATGGCGGTAGTATCTGAGCCGGCAAATACGTTGGTTGAGAGATGTGTAATAACATCTCGGGTACTCATCTTGAGCGGATCCCTTTTCTTGACTGCAGCCCACTTTGAGAGGAAGTCCCTGCCTCCGTCACCATTAAGCTCCAGTTCGCCGTCCCGCTGGATAGTTGTCCGAGAATTGATGGCCTTTAGGGTGAAGGTCAACACGGCATTCCATGACTCCATGGCTGGAATCAAATACGGAAACAAGGGGTTACCCAGCAGAAATGGGTGCATCTCAGGCACCTGCCCACACAAAGCTGCGTAGAAGAGGATACCCTCAATGGTCTCCATCATGCCGTCAACATCTGCGCTAGTCTCCAAAAACCCTAGTTTCTGTGCGAAGGTTACTTCACCAACGACGTCGAAAGCGTAATACTGAAGCCACGCGCCTAGATCAATGGGCTTATCTGTCGTGGCCCATTCGTCGAGGCGTGAAGTGAAGAGTTCAGTACAGGAGTCCATTGCCTCTTCGGATCCGAGAAGGCTGGTCAAGCTGTAAGCATGCGCgacctttttcttctgttcACGGTGATAAACAGTGTCCCGTGTTGAAAAGAGGTTCATTTGCGGTTTCTTGTTCCAAGAAATACTCTGAATAGGGTAGAATGCTGACTGGAGAGTCGATGTCAGTGTAAGCATGTAGCTAGAGAGGTTAATTCACCAACCTTGGTGAATGCGCCAGTCAATCCGTAGATGGTTTTGATGGCTGCAGGATCACCAACAGATATAATGTTGGGTGCAATTCGAACAAGCGGGCCGTGCTTTTTGTGTAGTCTTATAGCCGtctgatgagattgaccGTTGTAAACATCGTAGAGTCTCCAAAGTTTTGTCCACTTTGCGAGAGGCGGACCGGGAATACAAGACAGACCAGGCCGATATCTATCATAAACATAGCTTAGAGCCAAGAGTAAGAAGAACGACCCTACAAAATGAGATTGAagggagaagatggttgcTTTCACGATAGAAAGATTGACGCTGAGCATTTTATCAGAAGTGGAGCATTGGATGATGAGCTGAAAAGATGATATGAAAGGCTTTTATAAATAAGCAAGAGGAGTCGATATAATGCGGAAAATAAAGTCAGAGTGCAAGAACAATGGCAAGGGAAAGAGGGGTTGTTAAGTGGGTATAAGATATCACAGGGCTGATCGTATCTACGCACCAAATACGACCTTTTTCGGAAGCCAATGCGCAATCTTCCCGATCAGGGGAAAATGAAACATGCCGGAGAAAAGGAAACTCGGACTACATATGCATATTCTTGATGACCAATAGCAATAACAATAGATCTGCAAATCTGCTGCTGACTATGCAGCCCAGTCTATGCACAGTAACCTCGCCTGCACCTCTGCCCAATTGCAGAGTTAGCATTAATCACGCAAATGCAATAAGCTTGGATACTTTTGGGTAGGGCGGCTACTCTTGACAACCACTAAACTCTGAGCGCGTGATGCATATTTTTGATACGTCAGAAGTACCGAGCATGAGAGATATGGATGAGGGACCCAAGAGCGTTAGTTTGTGTAAGATTGTCACCGCGAGTCCAATATGTCAAGTTAATACCCTGGTTAATTTATATCTGGAGGTCAAAGTACATGGGTATTTGGCAAAAACGGAATCATAGTGCCATATGAGCAGTCTTGCTCTACCGCCCgccaagcttgccaaagGCCTCCTCCACATTTGCTGGCAGTACATTTGACACTCCAGGCATATACAAATCGATCTTCAGGCCGCTGTCCGTAGCAAGCTTCTCATAAGACTGTTTACTCACATTAATTATCTCCTTGAGAGACGATGCGGGCGGGGTACTTACCTTTTGAACCTCTTCATACTTGGCCAGAACAGGCTTCAAGTCTgatgcaacaccatcagGAAGGGGTCCACGCTCGTAGATATTGGTGATTATTTTTGCGAATTGGCTGAGGCCTTTGGAAAACTACAAAATTTGAATGTTAGCAGCCGCCAAgtgcatcttcaagctgttgaGATTTACCGGGCCAATCAAGTCCTGgagggccttcttcttggtgtcatCACCAGAGCTCTCAATGGCCGCTTGGGAGTCGTCCATAGCTTTAAGGGCGTCCTTCAAGTTGTTGGCTGCCGTGTTG
Proteins encoded in this region:
- a CDS encoding cytochrome P450 oxidoreductase produces the protein MLSVNLSIVKATIFSLQSHFVGSFFLLLALSYVYDRYRPGLSCIPGPPLAKWTKLWRLYDVYNGQSHQTAIRLHKKHGPLVRIAPNIISVGDPAAIKTIYGLTGAFTKSAFYPIQSISWNKKPQMNLFSTRDTVYHREQKKKVAHAYSLTSLLGSEEAMDSCTELFTSRLDEWATTDKPIDLGAWLQYYAFDVVGEVTFAQKLGFLETSADVDGMMETIEGILFYAALCGQVPEMHPFLLGNPLFPYLIPAMESWNAVLTFTLKAINSRTTIQRDGELELNGDGGRDFLSKWAAVKKRDPLKMSTRDVITHLSTNVFAGSDTTAIALRAIVYFLIKHPEKMRMVVEEIDTADKSGKLSDPISYKESTGHLPYMGAVIKEAMRLHPSVGLLMERHVPPQGAEICGQFIPGGTVVGINPWVLHSDPSVYKDPKSFIPERWLTADAGLLSKMEHSFLTFGAGSRTCIGKYISLMEMHKVVPQLLRRYTIKLEDPKAEWRTSNRWFVQQHGLICTLKKRT